The Comamonas sp. GB3 AK4-5 genome includes a region encoding these proteins:
- a CDS encoding DUF3649 domain-containing protein, with protein MKATQPLWRYRLAVTSRALVAGAGGYALAAASAAVLTLTLAGSLSRVEAVMTATLLSWLVYACAIAWAFYARTTWRAGLGVLLPALALAAGAYGWQWLGASA; from the coding sequence ATGAAAGCCACACAACCGCTGTGGCGCTATCGCCTGGCTGTCACCTCGCGCGCTCTGGTCGCTGGCGCCGGGGGCTATGCACTGGCTGCTGCCAGTGCGGCGGTACTGACGCTGACCCTGGCCGGCTCGCTGTCGCGCGTGGAAGCCGTGATGACGGCCACCTTGCTGTCCTGGTTGGTCTATGCCTGCGCCATTGCCTGGGCCTTCTACGCCCGCACGACCTGGCGAGCCGGGTTGGGGGTGCTGCTGCCCGCTCTGGCGCTGGCGGCAGGCGCCTACGGCTGGCAATGGCTGGGAGCCAGCGCATGA
- the bfr gene encoding bacterioferritin translates to MQGDSQVIACLQAQLKNELTAINQYFVHYRMFKHWGFDKLAKVEYKESIREMKHADALMDRIFMLDGLPNLQDLGKLQIGEDVPEALTCDLRLEQASQQTLKQGIASCEEAQDYVSRDLLQEILEEVEEHIDFLDTQLDLVEKVGVQNYLQSQMDEAD, encoded by the coding sequence ATGCAAGGTGACAGCCAAGTCATTGCCTGCCTGCAGGCACAACTCAAAAACGAACTCACCGCCATCAACCAGTACTTTGTGCACTACCGCATGTTCAAGCACTGGGGCTTCGACAAGCTGGCCAAGGTGGAATACAAGGAATCCATCCGCGAGATGAAGCATGCCGACGCCTTGATGGACCGCATCTTCATGTTGGATGGCCTGCCCAATTTGCAAGACCTGGGCAAGCTGCAAATCGGTGAAGACGTGCCCGAAGCCCTGACCTGCGATCTGCGCCTGGAACAGGCCTCGCAGCAGACCCTCAAGCAAGGCATTGCCAGCTGCGAAGAAGCACAGGACTACGTCTCGCGCGATCTGCTGCAGGAGATTCTGGAAGAAGTCGAAGAGCACATCGACTTTCTGGACACCCAGCTCGACCTGGTCGAGAAAGTGGGCGTGCAGAACTATCTGCAGTCGCAGATGGACGAAGCGGACTGA
- the ahpC gene encoding alkyl hydroperoxide reductase subunit C, which yields MSVLNTQIKPFTAQAYKGGKFIEVTEKDVLGKWAVFFFYPADFTFVCPTELGDVADHYAELQKMGVEVYSVSTDTHFVHKAWHDTSDTIAKIQYTMLGDPTWQISQNFDCLREGQGLADRATFIVDPQGVIQAMEITAEGIGRNAEDLLRKVKAAQYVASHPGEVCPAKWQEGEATLAPSLDLVGKI from the coding sequence ATGTCCGTTTTGAACACCCAAATCAAGCCCTTCACCGCCCAAGCTTATAAGGGCGGCAAGTTCATCGAAGTGACCGAAAAAGATGTTCTGGGCAAGTGGGCCGTGTTCTTCTTCTACCCTGCCGACTTCACCTTTGTGTGCCCCACCGAACTGGGCGACGTGGCCGACCACTACGCCGAGCTGCAAAAGATGGGCGTGGAAGTGTATTCCGTGTCGACCGACACCCACTTCGTGCACAAGGCATGGCATGACACTTCGGACACCATCGCCAAGATCCAGTACACCATGCTGGGCGACCCCACCTGGCAAATCAGCCAGAACTTTGACTGCCTGCGTGAAGGCCAGGGCCTGGCTGACCGCGCCACCTTCATCGTCGACCCCCAAGGCGTGATCCAGGCCATGGAAATCACCGCCGAAGGCATCGGCCGCAATGCCGAAGACCTGCTGCGCAAGGTCAAGGCTGCCCAGTACGTGGCATCGCACCCCGGTGAAGTCTGCCCCGCCAAGTGGCAGGAAGGCGAAGCCACGCTGGCTCCTTCCCTGGACCTGGTCGGCAAGATCTAA
- the ahpF gene encoding alkyl hydroperoxide reductase subunit F — MLDANLKTQLKAYLERLQKPLEIVATLDDSKAAGEVKSLLADLVALSDKITVVENNDLDVRKPSFLITNPGVDSGLRFAGVPLGHEFTSLVLALLQVGGHPSKEAADLLEQVKAIDTPLHFETFYSLSCHNCPDVVQALNLMAVLNPQISHTAIDGGLFQQEVQDREVMGVPTVFVNGERFGQGRMELAEIVAKVDTGAAARTAAKLSAKDAFDVLVIGGGPAGAAAAIYAARKGIRTGIAADRIGGQMLDTVDIENFISVSKTEGPKLSAAMDAHIRDYDVDIMGQQRGAKLIPAATEGGLIEVQTESGATLKAKTVVLSTGARWRNMNVPGEEQYRTKGVTYCPHCDGPLFKGKDVAVIGGGNSGVEAAIDLAGLVKHVTVLEFAAELKADAVLQKKLHSLPNVTVVLNAQTTEVNGDGKKVTGITYKDRTNDEIKQIALEGIFVQIGLLPNTDWLKGVVNLTRFGEIEIDAKGQTNVPGVFAAGDCTNVPYKQIIIAAGAGATAALSAFDHLIRH, encoded by the coding sequence ATGCTGGACGCCAACCTCAAAACCCAACTCAAAGCTTATCTGGAGCGCTTGCAAAAGCCGCTGGAGATCGTGGCTACCCTGGACGACAGCAAGGCCGCCGGCGAAGTCAAGTCTCTGTTGGCCGATCTGGTCGCACTGAGCGACAAGATCACCGTGGTCGAGAACAACGACCTGGATGTGCGCAAGCCCTCTTTTTTGATCACCAACCCCGGTGTGGACAGCGGCCTGCGTTTTGCCGGTGTGCCCCTGGGCCATGAATTCACCTCCCTGGTGCTGGCACTGCTGCAAGTCGGCGGCCATCCCTCCAAGGAGGCGGCCGATCTGCTGGAGCAGGTCAAGGCCATTGACACCCCGCTGCACTTCGAGACCTTCTACTCGCTGTCCTGCCACAACTGCCCGGACGTGGTGCAGGCGCTGAACCTGATGGCCGTGCTCAACCCCCAGATCAGCCACACCGCCATTGACGGTGGTCTGTTCCAGCAGGAAGTGCAGGACCGCGAAGTCATGGGCGTGCCCACGGTGTTCGTCAACGGCGAGCGCTTTGGCCAAGGCCGCATGGAACTGGCCGAGATCGTCGCCAAGGTGGACACCGGCGCTGCGGCCCGCACCGCCGCCAAGCTGTCGGCCAAGGACGCGTTTGATGTACTGGTCATCGGCGGTGGCCCTGCCGGCGCTGCGGCCGCCATCTACGCTGCCCGCAAGGGCATTCGCACCGGTATCGCGGCCGATCGCATCGGCGGCCAGATGCTGGATACCGTGGACATCGAGAACTTCATCTCGGTCAGCAAGACCGAAGGCCCCAAGCTGTCCGCAGCCATGGATGCCCACATCCGTGACTACGACGTGGACATCATGGGCCAGCAGCGCGGTGCCAAGCTGATTCCTGCCGCCACCGAAGGCGGCCTGATCGAGGTGCAGACCGAGTCCGGCGCCACGCTCAAGGCCAAGACGGTGGTTCTCTCCACCGGCGCGCGCTGGCGCAATATGAATGTGCCGGGCGAGGAGCAGTACCGCACCAAGGGTGTGACCTACTGCCCGCACTGCGATGGTCCGCTGTTCAAGGGCAAGGATGTGGCCGTGATCGGCGGCGGCAACTCGGGCGTGGAAGCCGCGATTGATCTGGCCGGCCTGGTCAAGCATGTGACGGTGCTGGAGTTCGCGGCCGAGCTGAAGGCCGATGCCGTGCTGCAGAAGAAGCTGCACAGCCTGCCCAATGTGACCGTGGTTCTGAATGCCCAGACCACCGAGGTGAATGGCGACGGCAAAAAAGTCACCGGCATCACCTACAAGGACCGTACCAACGACGAGATCAAACAGATCGCGCTGGAAGGCATCTTTGTGCAGATCGGCCTGCTGCCCAACACCGACTGGCTCAAGGGCGTGGTGAATCTGACGCGCTTTGGCGAGATCGAGATCGACGCCAAGGGCCAGACCAATGTGCCTGGCGTGTTTGCTGCCGGCGACTGCACCAATGTGCCGTACAAGCAGATCATCATCGCCGCGGGTGCCGGTGCCACGGCTGCGCTGTCGGCGTTTGATCATCTGATCCGGCATTGA
- a CDS encoding DUF885 family protein, which translates to MQPHSRREFLLAAISATTLSAVPDLAQAQTSTTADQRFALLLDDFAEEVLSLAPSNATSLGLDKGKRAGLKSRLEDMSPTGDANWASACQSMANRLGTIARATLSGHAQTRYDTVAYAIELGAQGAGFSLGRASAGFQGITMPYPVNQQDCALTRIPEFLDAQHQIGDAADAEAYLARLATMATMLDQETARVADQARQGIAPPSFVCQTALGQLQDFRKTPAAQQKLLTSITERTQNIAGDWHARALKLVQTSVYPALERQIATLGQAATKASDIAGVHHLPEGDAYYEWALRLGTSTTHSPEKIHAIGLEQNLQLQSRIDALLKKRGFTQGSVGERLQALTKNPANFYANDEQGREALIAYCNARVAAMRKLMPQLSRLNLQAPLQIKRVPIDIEAGAPLGFMNFASLDGARPAIYYINLKSTMLWPKSELATLTAHEGIPGHAWQGAYLAEHHDKLPLMASLINLNAFTEGWALYAEQLVDELGLYVDDPLSQIGYLQAQQFRACRLVVDTGIHAKRWTREQAVRFLVENTGRGLQAMTSEVDRYAVMPGQACGYKMGHNDILRQRARAQQALAGEFDLASFNDALVQSGGVPLTVLPSVIDRYIAQRKKA; encoded by the coding sequence ATGCAGCCCCACTCCCGCCGAGAGTTTCTTCTGGCAGCCATTTCTGCCACCACCCTCAGCGCAGTTCCTGATCTGGCGCAGGCACAAACCTCCACCACAGCAGACCAACGCTTTGCTCTGCTGCTGGACGATTTCGCCGAGGAAGTGCTGTCGCTGGCACCGAGCAATGCCACCAGCCTGGGCCTGGACAAGGGCAAGCGCGCCGGACTCAAGTCGCGGCTGGAAGACATGTCTCCCACAGGTGATGCCAACTGGGCAAGCGCCTGCCAGTCCATGGCAAACCGCCTTGGCACCATCGCCCGCGCCACACTGAGCGGCCATGCCCAAACTCGTTACGACACCGTCGCCTATGCCATCGAACTAGGAGCCCAGGGCGCAGGTTTTTCGCTGGGCCGCGCATCTGCCGGCTTCCAGGGCATCACCATGCCCTACCCGGTCAACCAGCAAGACTGTGCGCTGACACGCATTCCGGAGTTTCTCGACGCACAGCACCAGATCGGCGATGCGGCCGATGCCGAGGCCTATCTGGCCCGCCTGGCCACCATGGCCACTATGCTGGACCAGGAGACAGCCCGTGTCGCCGACCAGGCCCGCCAGGGCATTGCGCCACCGAGTTTTGTGTGCCAAACCGCACTGGGCCAGTTGCAGGACTTTCGCAAGACCCCGGCAGCCCAACAAAAACTGCTGACCTCGATCACCGAGCGCACACAGAACATCGCCGGAGACTGGCACGCACGCGCACTGAAACTGGTGCAGACCTCGGTCTATCCGGCGCTGGAGCGCCAGATCGCCACCTTGGGCCAGGCGGCGACCAAGGCCAGCGATATCGCTGGCGTCCACCATCTCCCCGAAGGCGATGCCTACTATGAATGGGCACTGCGCCTGGGCACCTCGACCACCCACAGTCCCGAGAAAATCCATGCCATAGGCCTGGAACAGAACCTGCAGCTGCAGTCGCGCATCGACGCCCTCTTGAAAAAACGAGGCTTCACGCAAGGCAGCGTGGGCGAGCGCCTGCAGGCGCTGACCAAGAATCCCGCCAACTTCTACGCCAACGATGAGCAAGGCCGCGAGGCATTGATCGCCTACTGCAACGCGCGCGTGGCTGCCATGCGCAAGCTGATGCCACAGCTCTCCCGCCTGAACCTGCAGGCGCCGCTGCAGATCAAGCGTGTGCCCATCGACATCGAGGCCGGGGCACCACTGGGCTTTATGAACTTTGCCTCGCTGGACGGTGCGCGCCCGGCCATTTACTACATCAACCTGAAGTCGACCATGCTGTGGCCCAAATCGGAACTGGCCACGTTGACCGCGCACGAAGGCATCCCCGGCCACGCCTGGCAGGGCGCCTACCTGGCCGAACACCACGACAAGCTGCCGCTGATGGCATCGCTGATCAACTTGAACGCCTTTACCGAGGGCTGGGCCCTGTACGCAGAGCAGTTGGTCGATGAGCTTGGCCTGTATGTGGACGACCCGCTCAGCCAGATCGGCTACCTCCAGGCCCAGCAATTTCGCGCCTGCCGCCTGGTGGTGGACACCGGCATACATGCCAAAAGATGGACGCGTGAACAGGCCGTCCGCTTTCTGGTCGAGAACACCGGCCGTGGCCTTCAGGCCATGACCAGCGAGGTCGACCGCTACGCCGTGATGCCGGGCCAGGCTTGCGGCTACAAGATGGGCCACAACGACATCCTGCGCCAGCGTGCACGCGCCCAACAAGCACTGGCCGGCGAGTTCGATCTGGCCAGCTTCAACGATGCGCTGGTGCAAAGCGGCGGCGTGCCGCTCACCGTGCTGCCCAGTGTGATCGACCGCTATATCGCTCAACGCAAAAAGGCTTGA
- a CDS encoding Bug family tripartite tricarboxylate transporter substrate binding protein: protein MQRRFATQALTIAALLGCALPAIAQNSAQNPADSWPSRPIKWVVPFPPGGAMDAIARTLGDVASRKLGQPFVIENKAGAGGNIGADYVAKQPADGYTLMITSIGMATNGALYGKLSYDPIKDFEPVSLLAVVPNILVAGSKQTDVKNVKDVIAKAKANPGKLTYASAGNGTSIHLAGANFTAMTGVNMLHVPYRGSGPAITDLLGGQVDFMFDSITSARPHLQSGKLRALAITTKTRSPSLPDVPTVAEAGVPGYEVSPWFATFMPAGTPAAIVEKLGKTLNEAMKDPEVKKRFESIGAEAMGSTPQQLRTHLKTETDRWTHLIKQANIKVD from the coding sequence ATGCAACGTCGTTTCGCCACCCAGGCACTCACCATCGCCGCCCTGCTGGGCTGCGCCCTGCCCGCCATAGCCCAAAACTCTGCCCAGAACCCGGCGGATAGCTGGCCCAGCCGCCCCATCAAATGGGTGGTGCCCTTCCCTCCAGGGGGCGCTATGGATGCCATTGCCCGCACCCTGGGCGATGTGGCCAGCCGCAAGTTGGGCCAACCCTTTGTGATCGAGAACAAGGCCGGCGCCGGCGGCAACATCGGTGCCGACTATGTGGCCAAACAGCCAGCCGACGGCTACACCTTGATGATCACCTCCATCGGCATGGCCACCAATGGCGCGCTGTACGGCAAGCTGTCCTATGACCCCATCAAGGATTTCGAGCCCGTCAGCCTGCTGGCCGTGGTGCCCAACATCCTGGTGGCCGGCAGCAAGCAGACCGATGTCAAAAACGTGAAGGACGTGATCGCCAAGGCCAAGGCCAACCCGGGCAAGCTCACCTACGCCTCGGCCGGCAACGGCACCTCCATCCATTTGGCCGGCGCCAACTTCACCGCCATGACCGGCGTAAACATGCTGCATGTGCCCTACCGCGGCAGCGGCCCCGCCATCACCGACCTGCTGGGTGGCCAGGTGGACTTTATGTTTGACAGCATCACCTCGGCCCGCCCGCATCTGCAGTCGGGCAAGCTGCGCGCCCTGGCCATCACCACCAAGACCCGCTCGCCTTCGCTGCCCGATGTGCCCACCGTGGCCGAAGCCGGCGTGCCGGGCTATGAGGTCTCGCCCTGGTTTGCCACCTTTATGCCGGCCGGCACACCCGCCGCCATTGTGGAAAAGCTGGGCAAGACGCTGAACGAAGCCATGAAGGACCCCGAGGTGAAGAAGCGCTTTGAATCCATTGGCGCCGAAGCCATGGGCAGCACACCCCAGCAACTGCGCACCCATTTGAAGACCGAGACCGATCGCTGGACCCATCTGATCAAGCAGGCCAATATCAAGGTGGATTGA
- a CDS encoding muconate cycloisomerase family protein — protein MYEAFTIDRIDARILDIPTIRPHKLSFGAIQRQSPVIVQLWLRNGATGFGEAATIGGPSWNEESPESIAHAIQHYLAPAVVGQKAAHIEQLLTRMDLACKGNAFAKSAVEMALIDALARTLDIPAWQLLGGKVHDSLPLAWTLASGDVERDLQEAQLRLEQGRHRIFKMKIGARAPQDDVAHVSRIARGLPASATLTVDVNQAWDGNTARRYLPQLIEAGVTLIEQPVAKWNVPALRQLTQTLQGALIMADETVCTPQDAMLLAREQAAQVFSLKVAKHGGLLRTRKVAAVAEAADIGWYGGTMLETSIGSAASAHVFSTLPGAHHGCELFGPQLLVDDIVETQMPIRDFALQLPDGPGYGLTVSLSQLQRFDRANAGKQPLQVDMGSHRTS, from the coding sequence ATGTACGAAGCCTTCACCATCGACAGGATCGACGCCCGCATTCTGGACATTCCCACCATCCGCCCCCACAAGCTGTCCTTTGGCGCCATCCAGCGCCAAAGCCCGGTGATCGTGCAGCTGTGGCTGCGCAACGGCGCCACCGGTTTTGGCGAGGCCGCCACCATCGGCGGCCCATCGTGGAACGAGGAATCGCCAGAGAGCATTGCCCATGCCATCCAGCATTACCTGGCCCCGGCCGTGGTGGGCCAAAAAGCCGCCCATATCGAGCAGTTGCTGACACGCATGGACCTGGCCTGCAAGGGCAATGCCTTTGCCAAGTCGGCGGTGGAAATGGCCTTGATCGACGCCCTGGCCCGCACGCTGGACATTCCCGCCTGGCAGCTGCTGGGTGGCAAGGTACACGACAGCCTGCCCCTGGCCTGGACCCTGGCCAGCGGCGATGTGGAGCGTGACCTGCAGGAAGCCCAGCTGCGCCTGGAGCAAGGCCGCCACCGCATCTTCAAGATGAAGATAGGCGCCCGCGCCCCACAGGACGATGTGGCCCATGTCAGCCGCATTGCGCGCGGCCTACCCGCCAGCGCCACGCTGACCGTGGACGTGAACCAGGCCTGGGATGGCAACACGGCCCGCCGCTATCTGCCCCAGCTGATAGAAGCCGGCGTGACCCTGATCGAGCAGCCCGTGGCCAAGTGGAATGTGCCGGCGCTGCGCCAGCTCACGCAAACACTGCAGGGCGCACTCATCATGGCCGACGAGACCGTGTGCACCCCGCAAGACGCCATGCTGCTGGCGCGCGAGCAGGCGGCCCAGGTGTTCTCACTCAAGGTGGCCAAGCATGGCGGCCTGCTGCGCACCCGCAAGGTGGCGGCCGTGGCCGAGGCGGCCGACATTGGCTGGTATGGCGGCACCATGCTGGAGACCTCCATCGGCAGCGCCGCATCGGCCCATGTGTTTTCCACCCTGCCCGGTGCCCACCATGGCTGCGAGCTGTTCGGCCCCCAACTGCTGGTGGACGACATCGTGGAGACGCAAATGCCCATCCGCGACTTTGCGCTGCAGCTGCCCGATGGCCCGGGCTATGGCCTGACCGTATCGCTCAGCCAGCTCCAGCGCTTTGACCGCGCCAACGCCGGCAAACAGCCTCTGCAGGTGGACATGGGATCGCACCGCACCAGCTAG
- a CDS encoding LysR substrate-binding domain-containing protein — translation MEIRQLRYFLDIAQTEHLTTSAKQLYVTQSTLSHGLRQMEEALGVQLFDRVGRGLKLSQAGMVFKDYAARALQELEAGRMALADLASLQAGRLTVGVIPTFLHTVVPAVVAQFNARYPQIHVVLRELLAPEIESLLVGGDLDMGIAFHPAEAEGIASEPLFEERMQLVVHPEHPLAQAHTVALQQLDGVPLVQLSRRFATRRLLESHWQAAGVRPLVRVEMESVHSLIEACRWGPQLASVVPDRAAAQSGHGLKVIAIEPPLLRMASLLWNGRISRSPAAQTFAQMLVAQLALPSSSN, via the coding sequence ATGGAAATTCGCCAGCTGCGCTACTTTCTGGACATTGCCCAGACCGAGCACCTCACCACCTCGGCCAAGCAGCTGTATGTGACCCAGTCCACCCTGTCCCACGGGCTGCGCCAGATGGAGGAAGCCCTGGGCGTGCAGCTGTTCGACCGCGTGGGCCGGGGGCTGAAGCTGTCCCAGGCCGGCATGGTGTTCAAGGACTACGCCGCGCGGGCGCTGCAGGAGCTGGAGGCCGGGCGCATGGCCCTGGCCGACCTGGCCAGCCTGCAGGCCGGCCGCCTGACCGTGGGCGTGATCCCCACTTTTTTGCATACCGTGGTGCCGGCCGTGGTGGCCCAGTTCAATGCCCGCTATCCGCAAATCCATGTGGTGCTGCGCGAGCTGCTGGCGCCCGAGATCGAGTCCCTGCTGGTGGGGGGCGACCTGGACATGGGCATTGCCTTTCACCCGGCCGAGGCGGAGGGCATTGCCTCCGAGCCCTTGTTCGAGGAACGCATGCAGCTGGTGGTCCACCCCGAGCATCCGCTGGCCCAGGCCCACACCGTGGCGCTGCAGCAGCTCGATGGCGTGCCACTGGTGCAACTGTCGCGCCGCTTTGCCACCCGGCGCTTGCTGGAAAGCCATTGGCAGGCGGCCGGTGTGCGGCCGCTGGTGCGGGTGGAGATGGAGTCCGTGCACTCGCTGATCGAGGCCTGCCGCTGGGGCCCGCAACTGGCCAGCGTGGTGCCGGACCGCGCCGCCGCACAAAGCGGCCATGGCCTGAAGGTGATTGCCATCGAGCCGCCGCTGCTGCGCATGGCCAGCTTGCTGTGGAACGGCCGCATCTCCCGCAGCCCGGCGGCCCAGACCTTTGCGCAGATGCTGGTGGCACAGCTGGCGCTGCCGTCCTCCAGCAATTGA
- a CDS encoding TonB-dependent hemoglobin/transferrin/lactoferrin family receptor: MAIAAAQYSSTSRALPLHPLAAACLLLCTSVVSNTAGAAEGLLPQTTVVAPAQAVDVLDPGQTPYATEQLDRAEMERQQVLDIRDATREMVNVEVPRQPARGSGISGTTGREGNTGFEIRGLGGNRVQTLVDGIPLPEAESFMGSHSFGRDYVDPLTLSAIEVHKGVSPVYMPAGGIAGAVNMRTLMPSELLQNGKTLAGRALLGWRSESRGLTAGAVLAGKASEQLQWLFALNGDWSDETETMGTVGGTGLARTEANPQDQRRHSALAKLVFQPHAGQSHVLTAEQRSQTTWVNNLHDFANGSTKSHTDRNGSTRNRVSLKSDFRLDSAAVDLLTGYLAWQDSSSTQQLNVDTTTQGLRLREHSYDERMLQAGLQARKQLGKHALHYGLDLSRMDSKPQSLSTDRGVTTAVPKGPDTQTTRWGAFVQDTVELGRLTLKPGLRYESVDVQADASSINMGASGATAVSKRFDAWLPQLGAQWRLGGGTQLFANYARGFRAPSAGELNNFFGNVTPYYGYYILPNPNLKAETSNNFDLGLRGAEGSVQWEANAFYGRYRNFIERYANAGSIGTSPVITLQQSRNQARATIKGIELKAKTELGRSWGGAWQLRGGYGYTKGTGEDGQGLESISPHQIKLGLGQKAARWNWELAATHTATKKQGDVPQNSSALFLTPSFTVLDLTAQMALRKGLRLNVGLFNLTDRKYWNWADVRGVSVASERAAIDAYSQPGRNLRVSLVMDF, translated from the coding sequence ATGGCCATCGCTGCTGCCCAGTATTCCAGCACTTCCCGTGCGCTCCCCCTTCATCCCCTGGCGGCTGCCTGTCTGCTGCTGTGCACCTCCGTCGTGAGCAACACCGCCGGTGCCGCGGAAGGCCTGCTGCCCCAGACCACGGTGGTTGCACCGGCCCAGGCGGTCGATGTGCTGGACCCCGGCCAAACGCCTTATGCCACCGAGCAGCTGGACCGCGCCGAGATGGAGCGCCAGCAGGTGCTGGACATCCGCGATGCCACGCGTGAGATGGTGAATGTGGAAGTGCCGCGCCAGCCCGCGCGCGGCAGCGGTATTTCGGGCACCACGGGGCGCGAGGGCAATACCGGTTTTGAAATCCGTGGCCTGGGGGGCAATCGGGTGCAGACCTTGGTGGACGGCATTCCACTGCCCGAGGCCGAAAGTTTTATGGGCAGCCACAGCTTTGGCCGTGACTATGTGGACCCGCTGACCCTGTCTGCCATCGAGGTGCACAAAGGCGTGTCCCCGGTATACATGCCCGCCGGTGGCATTGCCGGAGCGGTGAATATGCGCACGCTGATGCCCTCCGAGCTGCTGCAAAACGGCAAGACCTTGGCGGGGCGCGCCTTGCTGGGCTGGCGCAGTGAGAGCCGGGGACTCACTGCCGGCGCCGTGCTGGCAGGCAAGGCATCGGAGCAGTTGCAATGGCTTTTTGCACTCAATGGCGACTGGAGCGACGAGACGGAAACCATGGGCACGGTGGGTGGCACCGGTCTGGCGCGCACCGAGGCCAATCCGCAAGACCAGCGCCGCCATTCGGCACTGGCCAAGCTGGTGTTCCAACCCCATGCCGGCCAAAGCCATGTGCTCACTGCCGAGCAGCGCAGCCAGACCACATGGGTCAACAACCTGCATGACTTTGCCAACGGCAGCACCAAAAGCCACACCGACCGCAATGGCAGCACGCGCAATCGCGTCTCGCTCAAATCGGATTTCCGCCTGGACTCTGCTGCGGTCGATCTGCTCACCGGCTACCTGGCCTGGCAGGACAGCAGCTCCACCCAGCAGCTGAATGTAGACACCACCACCCAGGGGCTGCGCCTGCGCGAGCACAGCTATGACGAGCGCATGCTGCAGGCCGGCTTGCAGGCGCGCAAGCAACTGGGCAAACATGCGCTGCATTACGGCCTGGACCTGAGCCGCATGGACAGCAAGCCCCAGAGCCTGTCCACCGACCGGGGCGTGACCACGGCCGTGCCCAAGGGCCCGGACACCCAGACCACGCGCTGGGGCGCTTTTGTGCAAGACACCGTGGAGCTGGGCCGGCTGACCCTGAAGCCCGGCCTGCGTTATGAGTCCGTGGATGTGCAGGCCGATGCCAGCAGCATCAATATGGGTGCCTCCGGCGCCACAGCCGTCTCCAAGCGCTTTGATGCCTGGTTGCCCCAGCTGGGCGCGCAGTGGCGCCTGGGAGGCGGCACGCAATTGTTTGCCAATTACGCGCGCGGCTTTCGTGCGCCTTCAGCGGGCGAGTTGAACAACTTCTTTGGCAACGTCACGCCCTACTACGGCTACTACATCCTGCCCAATCCCAACCTCAAGGCTGAAACCAGCAACAACTTCGACCTGGGGCTGCGCGGGGCCGAAGGTTCCGTGCAATGGGAGGCCAATGCCTTCTATGGCCGATACCGCAACTTCATCGAGCGCTATGCCAATGCCGGCTCCATAGGCACTTCCCCCGTCATCACGCTGCAGCAATCACGCAACCAGGCACGCGCCACCATCAAGGGCATAGAGCTCAAGGCCAAGACCGAGCTCGGGCGCTCATGGGGTGGCGCCTGGCAGCTGCGCGGCGGCTATGGCTATACCAAGGGAACGGGCGAAGACGGTCAGGGGCTGGAAAGCATCTCGCCACACCAGATCAAGCTGGGCCTGGGCCAGAAGGCCGCGCGCTGGAACTGGGAGCTGGCCGCCACGCACACGGCCACCAAAAAACAAGGCGATGTGCCCCAGAACAGCAGCGCGCTCTTTCTCACCCCCTCCTTCACCGTGCTGGACCTCACGGCACAGATGGCGCTGCGCAAAGGGCTGCGCCTCAATGTGGGCTTGTTCAATCTGACCGACCGCAAGTACTGGAACTGGGCCGATGTGCGCGGCGTGAGCGTGGCTTCCGAGCGTGCAGCCATCGATGCCTATAGCCAGCCCGGGCGCAATCTGCGTGTTTCGTTGGTGATGGACTTTTAA